The following coding sequences lie in one Motilibacter peucedani genomic window:
- the guaB gene encoding IMP dehydrogenase, producing the protein MDSGLPDRFAPLGLTYDDVLLLPAASDIVPAEVDTGSRLTRRISVAIPLLSSAMDTVTEARMAIAMARQGGIGVLHRNLPAEEQAQQADLVKRSEAGMVAQPVSIGPDATLADADAMCGHYRISGLPVVDADNVLVGIITNRDMRFERDHSRLVREVMTQTPLVTARVGVSHDEALDLLREHKIEKLPIVDASGRLRGLITVKDFVKSEQYPLATKDDAGRLRVGAAVGVGDDAYKRAGLLVEAGVDVLVVDTAHGHSRAVLEMVAKCKSDFDVEVIGGNIATRAGAQALVDAGADAVKVGVGPGSICTTRIVAGVGVPQVTAIYEASLAAGPAGVPVIGDGGLQYSGDIAKAIIAGADTVMLGSLLAGCAESPGEIVFINGKQFKSYRGMGSLGAMQSRGKAGGRSYSRDRYAQDDVLSDDKLVPEGIEGQVPYRGPLSGVAHQLVGGLRASMGYAGAPDIATLKSEGRLIRITSAGLRESHPHDVQMVVEAPNYSHR; encoded by the coding sequence ATGGACTCGGGACTGCCTGACCGCTTCGCCCCGCTCGGGCTGACCTACGACGACGTCCTGCTCCTGCCCGCGGCGTCCGACATCGTGCCGGCCGAGGTCGACACGGGCTCGCGGCTCACGCGGCGCATCTCGGTCGCCATCCCGCTGCTCTCCAGCGCCATGGACACCGTGACCGAGGCGCGCATGGCCATCGCGATGGCGCGCCAGGGTGGCATCGGGGTCCTGCACCGCAACCTGCCGGCCGAGGAGCAGGCCCAGCAGGCCGACCTGGTCAAGCGCAGCGAGGCGGGCATGGTCGCCCAGCCGGTGTCCATCGGCCCCGACGCGACGCTCGCCGACGCCGACGCGATGTGCGGGCACTACCGCATCTCCGGCCTGCCGGTCGTCGACGCCGACAACGTCCTCGTCGGCATCATCACCAACCGCGACATGCGCTTCGAGCGCGACCACTCGCGCCTGGTGCGCGAGGTCATGACGCAGACGCCGCTGGTCACCGCACGCGTCGGGGTCAGCCACGACGAGGCCCTCGACCTGCTGCGCGAGCACAAGATCGAGAAGCTGCCGATCGTCGACGCCTCCGGGCGGCTGCGCGGCCTGATCACCGTCAAGGACTTCGTCAAGAGCGAGCAGTACCCCCTCGCCACCAAGGACGACGCCGGCCGCCTGCGCGTCGGTGCCGCGGTGGGCGTGGGCGACGACGCCTACAAGCGCGCCGGCCTGCTCGTGGAGGCGGGCGTCGACGTGCTCGTCGTCGACACCGCCCACGGCCACTCGCGCGCGGTGCTCGAGATGGTCGCCAAGTGCAAGAGCGACTTCGACGTCGAGGTCATCGGCGGCAACATCGCCACCCGGGCCGGCGCCCAGGCCCTCGTCGACGCCGGTGCCGACGCGGTCAAGGTGGGCGTGGGGCCCGGCTCGATCTGCACCACCCGCATCGTCGCCGGCGTGGGGGTGCCGCAGGTGACCGCGATCTACGAGGCGAGCCTCGCGGCGGGTCCGGCCGGCGTGCCGGTCATCGGCGACGGCGGCCTCCAGTACAGCGGCGACATCGCCAAGGCGATCATCGCCGGCGCCGACACCGTGATGCTCGGCTCGCTGCTCGCCGGCTGCGCCGAGAGCCCGGGCGAGATCGTGTTCATCAACGGCAAGCAGTTCAAGTCCTACCGCGGCATGGGCTCCCTCGGGGCCATGCAGTCGCGCGGCAAGGCGGGCGGGCGCTCCTACAGCCGCGACCGCTACGCCCAGGACGACGTGCTCTCGGACGACAAGCTCGTCCCCGAGGGCATCGAGGGCCAGGTGCCCTACCGCGGCCCGCTCTCCGGGGTCGCCCACCAGCTCGTCGGCGGCCTGCGGGCGTCCATGGGCTACGCCGGAGCGCCCGACATCGCGACGCTGAAGAGCGAGGGCCGGCTCATCCGCATCACCTCCGCCGGCCTGCGCGAGAGCCACCCGCACGACGTCCAGATGGTCGTCGAGGCGCCCAACTACTCGCACCGCTGA
- a CDS encoding GuaB3 family IMP dehydrogenase-related protein gives MAEVEIGRGKRGMQGYPFDDIAIVPSRRTRDPEEVSVTWQIDAYRFEMPVMAAPMDSAMSPATAIAMGKLGGLGVLDLEGLWTRYADPAPLLAEIPTLDPRIANKRLQELYSAPIQPELVAQRLAEVRAGGVTVAGSLSPQRTQQLWKTVVDAGVDVFVIRGTTVSAEHVSGRAEPLNLKQFIYELDVPVVVGGCATYQAALHLMRTGAAGVLVGFGGGAAHTTRTVLGVAVPMASAVADVAAARRDYMDESGGRYVHVIADGGVGRSGDLTKAIACGADAVMMGSPLAKAVEAPGMGWHWGSEAHHPELPRGLRVEVGTVGTLQEVLLGPSSSADGSLNFIGALRRAMATTGYSDLKEFQRVEVAVAPYAPR, from the coding sequence TTGGCTGAGGTCGAGATCGGGCGCGGCAAGCGCGGCATGCAGGGCTACCCCTTCGACGACATCGCGATCGTCCCGAGCCGGCGCACCCGCGACCCCGAGGAGGTCTCGGTCACCTGGCAGATCGACGCCTACCGCTTCGAGATGCCGGTGATGGCCGCGCCGATGGACTCGGCGATGTCGCCGGCCACCGCGATCGCGATGGGCAAGCTCGGCGGTCTCGGCGTGCTCGACCTCGAGGGGCTCTGGACGCGCTACGCCGACCCGGCGCCGCTGCTCGCGGAGATCCCGACGCTCGACCCGCGGATCGCCAACAAGCGGCTGCAGGAGCTCTACTCGGCACCCATCCAGCCCGAGCTCGTGGCGCAGCGCCTCGCCGAGGTCCGCGCGGGCGGCGTCACGGTGGCCGGCTCCCTCTCGCCCCAGCGCACCCAGCAGCTCTGGAAGACCGTCGTCGACGCGGGCGTCGACGTGTTCGTCATCCGCGGCACCACGGTCTCCGCCGAGCACGTCTCCGGCCGCGCGGAGCCGCTCAACCTCAAGCAGTTCATCTACGAGCTCGACGTCCCGGTCGTCGTCGGCGGCTGCGCGACCTACCAGGCGGCGCTGCACCTCATGCGCACCGGCGCGGCCGGCGTGCTGGTCGGGTTCGGCGGCGGGGCGGCGCACACGACCCGCACCGTGCTCGGCGTCGCGGTGCCGATGGCCTCCGCGGTCGCCGACGTCGCGGCCGCGCGCCGCGACTACATGGACGAGTCCGGCGGGCGCTACGTGCACGTCATCGCCGACGGGGGAGTGGGCCGTTCGGGCGACCTCACCAAGGCGATCGCCTGCGGTGCCGACGCCGTGATGATGGGCTCGCCGCTGGCGAAGGCGGTCGAGGCCCCCGGCATGGGCTGGCACTGGGGCTCGGAGGCCCACCACCCCGAGCTGCCGCGCGGGCTGCGCGTCGAGGTCGGCACCGTCGGCACCCTGCAGGAGGTCCTGCTCGGGCCGTCGAGCAGCGCTGACGGCTCGCTGAACTTCATCGGCGCGCTGCGCCGCGCGATGGCGACGACCGGCTACTCCGACCTCAAGGAGTTCCAGCGGGTCGAGGTCGCCGTCGCGCCCTACGCGCCGCGCTGA
- a CDS encoding S1 family peptidase — MTAYAPPPPDDWTPPRRRPPVLPVVATVVVAALVAVLAVTAVQLRSTRRDVDALSAAVAEAQASSAAQARAQARALAVQRKALDGVTGRLDRNEKQLAEDEAQLALTKKALPPDVTSLAQRVRPSVVVVRCSGQFDGSGFAYDIPPRPGYGSAVVTAAHVVQDCQESQGELTVSQDTRVLAASARSAMGDPGGDTDIAVLDVKGSIPALQAAKTLASGGFVMSVGTPLQEDFEGAVSTGVISKVSALTFLHTAPISNGNSGGPLLDRDGRVLGVTEGAFAPTAEQPVAESVNQAVRLVALCGTVLPADGCDQ, encoded by the coding sequence ATGACGGCGTACGCCCCTCCTCCTCCCGACGACTGGACGCCGCCGCGTCGGCGGCCGCCGGTCCTGCCGGTCGTCGCGACCGTCGTCGTGGCGGCCCTGGTCGCCGTGCTGGCGGTCACGGCCGTCCAGCTGCGCTCGACCCGCCGCGACGTCGACGCGCTGAGCGCCGCGGTCGCCGAGGCGCAGGCGTCCTCCGCGGCGCAGGCGAGGGCGCAGGCCAGGGCGCTCGCCGTGCAGCGCAAGGCGCTCGACGGCGTGACCGGCCGCCTCGACCGCAACGAGAAGCAGCTCGCCGAGGACGAGGCGCAGCTCGCGCTGACCAAGAAGGCGCTGCCGCCGGACGTCACCTCGCTGGCGCAGCGGGTGCGGCCCTCGGTCGTCGTGGTGCGGTGCTCGGGGCAGTTCGACGGGTCGGGCTTCGCCTACGACATCCCACCGCGGCCCGGCTACGGCAGCGCGGTCGTCACGGCGGCGCACGTGGTGCAGGACTGCCAGGAGTCGCAGGGCGAGCTCACCGTGTCGCAGGACACCCGGGTGCTCGCGGCCAGTGCGCGCAGCGCGATGGGCGACCCCGGCGGCGACACCGACATCGCGGTGCTCGACGTCAAGGGCTCGATCCCCGCCCTGCAGGCAGCGAAGACCCTGGCCAGCGGCGGCTTCGTCATGTCGGTCGGCACGCCGCTGCAGGAGGACTTCGAGGGCGCGGTGTCCACGGGCGTCATCTCCAAGGTCTCGGCGCTGACCTTCCTGCACACCGCGCCCATCAGCAACGGCAACTCGGGCGGCCCGCTGCTCGACCGGGACGGCCGCGTGCTGGGCGTCACCGAGGGCGCCTTCGCGCCCACCGCCGAGCAGCCGGTCGCCGAGAGCGTCAACCAGGCCGTCCGCCTGGTGGCGCTGTGCGGGACGGTCCTGCCCGCCGACGGGTGCGACCAGTGA
- the guaA gene encoding glutamine-hydrolyzing GMP synthase — protein MAPHAAPDLVLVVDFGAQYAQLIARRVREAHVYSEVVPHTITVAEIEARAPKALILSGGPSSVYAEGAPVVDPAVFETGVPAFGICYGFQAMAQALGGTVAHTGSSEFGRTPLRLSGTDSALFHGLPVEQSVWMSHGDAVTAAPGGFTVTASSAGAPVAAFEDTARGLAGVQFHPEVLHTAHGQAVLEHFLFEVAGARPTWTTDSIVEEQVELVRAQVGGKRVVCGLSGGVDSAVAAALVQRAVGDQLTCVFVDHGLLRKDEARQVEEDFVAATGVRLKVVDARERFLTALAGVTDPETKRKAIGREFIRVFEQAAREVVEEAGAHGEQVEFLVQGTLYPDVVESGGGAGAATIKSHHNVGGLPDDLQFALVEPLRALFKDEVRKVGLELGLPDEIVWRQPFPGPGLGIRIIGEVTEERLAVLRDADAIAREELTAAGLDREIWQCPVVLLAEVRSVGVQGDGRTYGHPVVLRPVSSEDAMTADWSRVPYDVLARISTRITNEVRAVNRVTLDITSKPPGTIEWE, from the coding sequence GTGGCTCCCCACGCCGCTCCGGACCTCGTCCTCGTCGTCGACTTCGGGGCCCAGTACGCCCAGCTGATCGCCCGGCGGGTGCGCGAGGCCCACGTCTACAGCGAGGTCGTGCCCCACACCATCACGGTCGCCGAGATCGAGGCGCGGGCGCCCAAGGCGCTGATCCTCTCGGGCGGGCCCTCCAGCGTCTACGCCGAGGGCGCCCCCGTGGTCGACCCGGCGGTCTTCGAGACCGGCGTCCCCGCCTTCGGCATCTGCTACGGCTTCCAGGCGATGGCGCAGGCTCTGGGCGGCACCGTCGCCCACACCGGCAGCTCGGAGTTCGGGCGCACGCCGCTGCGGCTCTCCGGCACCGACTCGGCGCTCTTCCACGGCCTGCCCGTCGAGCAGTCGGTGTGGATGAGCCACGGCGACGCCGTCACGGCCGCGCCGGGCGGGTTCACCGTCACCGCCAGCTCGGCCGGTGCCCCGGTGGCCGCCTTCGAGGACACCGCCCGCGGGCTCGCCGGCGTGCAGTTCCACCCCGAGGTCCTCCACACCGCCCACGGCCAGGCGGTCCTCGAGCACTTCCTCTTCGAGGTCGCCGGCGCCCGGCCCACCTGGACCACCGACTCGATCGTCGAGGAGCAGGTCGAGCTCGTCCGCGCCCAGGTCGGCGGCAAGCGGGTCGTGTGCGGGCTGTCCGGCGGCGTCGACTCGGCCGTCGCCGCCGCGCTCGTGCAGCGGGCCGTCGGCGACCAGCTCACCTGCGTGTTCGTCGACCACGGGCTGCTGCGCAAGGACGAGGCGCGCCAGGTCGAGGAGGACTTCGTCGCGGCCACCGGCGTACGCCTCAAGGTCGTCGACGCGCGCGAGCGCTTCCTCACGGCGCTGGCCGGGGTCACCGACCCCGAGACCAAGCGCAAGGCGATCGGCCGCGAGTTCATCCGCGTCTTCGAGCAGGCCGCGCGCGAGGTCGTCGAGGAGGCCGGCGCCCACGGCGAGCAGGTCGAGTTCCTCGTGCAGGGCACGCTCTACCCCGACGTCGTCGAGTCGGGCGGGGGAGCCGGCGCCGCGACGATCAAGTCGCACCACAACGTCGGCGGGCTGCCCGACGACCTGCAGTTCGCGCTCGTCGAGCCGCTCCGGGCGCTGTTCAAGGACGAGGTCCGCAAGGTCGGGCTCGAGCTCGGGCTGCCCGACGAGATCGTGTGGCGCCAGCCGTTCCCGGGCCCCGGGCTCGGCATCCGCATCATCGGCGAGGTGACCGAGGAGCGGCTCGCCGTGCTGCGCGACGCCGACGCCATCGCCCGCGAGGAGCTCACCGCCGCGGGGCTCGACCGCGAGATCTGGCAGTGCCCGGTCGTGCTGCTCGCCGAGGTCCGCTCGGTGGGCGTGCAGGGCGACGGCCGCACCTACGGCCACCCGGTGGTCCTGCGCCCGGTGTCGAGCGAGGACGCCATGACCGCCGACTGGTCGCGCGTGCCCTACGACGTGCTGGCGCGCATCTCCACCCGCATCACCAATGAGGTGCGGGCCGTCAACCGCGTCACGCTCGACATCACGAGCAAGCCGCCGGGCACCATCGAGTGGGAGTGA
- a CDS encoding DUF1697 domain-containing protein: protein MSGATTSVALLRGINVGRAKQVDMAALREVFTSLGATRAVTHLRSGNVVFDSPRTLAPAAIEAAVEAATGVSSSVVVLSAAELDDVVAADPFVGVADDPSRHLVVFLSEAPPADLAREFEQRVTAPDRARVLGRAAYLWCPEGVLTATGDVKLWTRAGIVATGRNWRTVVKLQELAGQ, encoded by the coding sequence GTGAGCGGAGCCACCACCTCCGTCGCCCTGCTGCGCGGCATCAACGTCGGCCGCGCCAAGCAGGTCGACATGGCTGCGCTGCGCGAGGTCTTCACCTCGCTCGGAGCCACCCGCGCCGTCACGCACCTGCGCAGCGGCAACGTCGTCTTCGACTCGCCGCGCACCCTCGCACCGGCCGCCATCGAGGCCGCTGTCGAGGCGGCGACCGGTGTCTCGTCCTCCGTGGTGGTCCTCAGCGCCGCCGAGCTCGACGACGTCGTGGCGGCCGACCCCTTCGTCGGAGTCGCCGACGACCCGTCGAGGCATCTCGTGGTCTTCCTGTCCGAGGCGCCACCCGCCGATCTCGCACGGGAGTTCGAGCAGCGGGTGACTGCACCCGACCGGGCGCGCGTCCTCGGCCGTGCCGCCTACCTCTGGTGCCCCGAGGGCGTGCTGACAGCCACGGGTGACGTCAAGCTCTGGACCCGCGCGGGCATCGTCGCCACCGGCCGCAACTGGCGCACGGTCGTGAAGCTGCAGGAGCTCGCAGGTCAGTAG
- a CDS encoding methyl-accepting chemotaxis protein, whose amino-acid sequence MRSWLRDRPIAVKVQSAVVFAVLVMVLVGVDGLRSLGSVDGRADDLYTHGVRPYGTLADLRDMEGDSRWLVRDYLLASDADERSSIREEITATDAQLDDDIATYLAQGPALLGGRTALMEDFAHRLAAFRQVRDAKVLPTVDSGDVAAAHALVQGEMTDVDEAMGEPMDALLEAEDAAAHAQNTAAGDTYSRTRTVLIGLLVGGALLALAIGLLVARGISRSVHRVQGVVTALAAGDLTRTAGLAGRDEIGTMAKALDDALTSLRSVLAAVASSAGAVTTSSEELSGSSARIASSAAETSAQSGRVSQAADDVSASVATVAAGAQELGSAILQIAQGTSEATRMAQAAVTTSAAANDTVVKLGHSSREIGDVVKVITSIAEQTNLLALNATIEAARAGEAGKGFAVVANEVKELAQETARATEDIARRVEGSQADTSLAIAAIAEIGEVIERISDYQTTIAAAVEEQTVTTEAMSRSASAAAAATTDIAANIAGVTGAAGDTTQALASSTSVVAELATRAAELTSHVDRFVY is encoded by the coding sequence ATGAGGTCCTGGCTGCGCGATCGACCGATCGCCGTCAAGGTGCAGTCCGCGGTCGTCTTCGCCGTCCTGGTCATGGTCCTGGTCGGGGTGGACGGACTGCGCTCCCTCGGCTCGGTGGACGGCCGCGCGGACGACCTCTACACCCACGGGGTGCGGCCCTACGGCACGCTGGCCGACCTCCGCGACATGGAGGGCGACAGCCGCTGGCTGGTCCGCGACTACCTGCTGGCCTCCGACGCCGACGAGCGCTCCTCCATCCGCGAGGAGATCACCGCGACCGACGCCCAGCTCGACGACGACATCGCCACCTACCTGGCGCAGGGGCCGGCGCTGCTCGGCGGGCGCACGGCGCTCATGGAGGACTTCGCGCACCGTCTCGCGGCGTTCCGCCAGGTGCGCGACGCCAAGGTGCTGCCGACCGTCGACTCCGGTGACGTGGCCGCCGCGCACGCCCTGGTCCAGGGCGAGATGACCGACGTCGACGAGGCCATGGGCGAACCGATGGACGCCCTGCTCGAGGCGGAGGACGCCGCGGCGCACGCCCAGAACACCGCGGCCGGCGACACCTACTCACGCACCCGCACCGTCCTGATCGGGCTCCTCGTCGGAGGCGCCCTGCTCGCGCTCGCGATCGGGCTCCTGGTCGCACGCGGCATCTCCCGCAGCGTCCACCGGGTGCAGGGCGTGGTGACCGCGCTGGCCGCAGGCGACCTGACGCGCACCGCCGGACTGGCCGGCCGCGACGAGATCGGCACCATGGCCAAGGCTCTGGACGACGCGCTCACGAGCCTGCGCTCGGTCCTGGCCGCGGTGGCCTCGAGCGCCGGTGCGGTGACGACCTCGTCCGAGGAGCTGTCGGGCTCGTCGGCCCGCATCGCCTCCTCCGCCGCGGAGACGAGCGCCCAGTCCGGCCGCGTCTCGCAGGCCGCCGACGACGTGTCGGCCAGCGTCGCCACCGTCGCCGCCGGTGCGCAGGAGCTCGGCTCGGCCATCTTGCAGATCGCGCAGGGCACGAGCGAGGCGACCCGCATGGCCCAGGCCGCCGTGACCACCTCGGCCGCCGCGAACGACACCGTGGTCAAGCTGGGACACTCGTCGCGCGAGATCGGCGACGTCGTCAAGGTCATCACCAGCATCGCCGAGCAGACCAACCTGCTCGCCCTCAACGCCACCATCGAGGCGGCCCGCGCAGGCGAGGCCGGCAAGGGCTTCGCGGTCGTCGCCAACGAGGTCAAGGAGCTCGCGCAGGAGACCGCGCGCGCCACCGAGGACATCGCCCGCCGGGTGGAGGGCTCGCAGGCCGACACGAGCCTCGCGATCGCCGCCATCGCGGAGATCGGCGAGGTCATCGAGCGGATCAGCGACTACCAGACGACGATCGCCGCCGCAGTCGAGGAGCAGACGGTGACCACGGAGGCGATGTCGCGGTCCGCGAGCGCGGCGGCAGCCGCCACGACGGACATCGCCGCGAACATCGCCGGCGTGACGGGTGCAGCCGGGGACACGACGCAGGCCCTGGCGTCCTCGACGAGCGTCGTCGCCGAGCTGGCGACCAGGGCCGCCGAGCTCACGTCGCACGTGGACCGCTTCGTCTACTGA
- a CDS encoding molybdopterin-dependent oxidoreductase — protein MKNKLLGALAGLLSALLALGAAELVAALLDRPSSPVVSVGGAFVDRTPRWLKEFAIRHFGENDKDVLLTGVVATVLVLSLALGALAVRHLRVAVGVVVAVGVGAALVALTRPTASGVDVLPSLAAGAVGAAGLAALVRSTPRAAEDGSRRTFLLAAGGTAVLAAGTGGLGRLVFGRHDVASSRAAVVLPPPLSPAPAAPAGYTLGVPGITPFYTSPRDFYRVDTALVVPQLSTDEWRLRVHGEVEEPFTLEWRDLLALPMMERDITLTCVSNEVGGKLAGTARWQGVPVRSLLDRAKPRKGADQVVTRSVDGMTIGTPTAALLDGRDAMLAVSMNGAPLRPEHGFPVRMVVPGLYGYVSATKWLVDMEVTTFDAYDPYWVKRGWDARAAIKTASRIDTPKPLSTSRPGTVAVGGVAWAQERGISKVEVRVDGGQWQQARLSAPVGKDTWRQWSWDWQVDAVGNHKLEVRATDGTGAVQPQDRTAPFPGGSQGWHSILVQIGR, from the coding sequence GTGAAGAACAAGCTGCTCGGCGCCCTGGCGGGTCTCCTCTCGGCGCTGCTGGCCCTGGGCGCGGCCGAGCTGGTGGCCGCGCTGCTCGACCGCCCCTCGTCGCCGGTGGTGTCCGTCGGCGGCGCCTTCGTCGACCGGACGCCGCGCTGGCTCAAGGAGTTCGCGATCCGGCACTTCGGCGAGAACGACAAGGACGTGCTGCTGACCGGCGTGGTGGCGACCGTGCTCGTGCTCTCGCTCGCCCTCGGTGCGCTCGCCGTCCGGCACCTGCGCGTCGCGGTCGGCGTCGTGGTCGCGGTCGGCGTCGGTGCGGCGCTGGTCGCGCTCACGCGGCCGACGGCCTCCGGGGTCGACGTCCTGCCCTCGCTCGCGGCTGGAGCCGTCGGCGCAGCTGGCCTCGCGGCGCTGGTGCGCAGCACGCCGCGCGCGGCGGAGGACGGGTCACGGCGTACGTTCCTGCTGGCCGCGGGCGGCACCGCGGTGCTCGCGGCGGGTACGGGTGGGCTGGGTCGCCTGGTCTTCGGCCGCCACGACGTGGCGTCGTCGCGGGCTGCGGTCGTGCTGCCGCCGCCGCTGAGCCCGGCACCGGCGGCACCCGCGGGCTACACGCTCGGCGTGCCAGGGATCACCCCGTTCTACACGAGTCCCAGGGACTTCTACCGGGTCGACACCGCGCTCGTGGTGCCGCAGCTCTCGACCGACGAGTGGCGCCTGCGCGTGCACGGCGAGGTCGAGGAGCCGTTCACGCTCGAGTGGCGCGACCTGCTAGCCCTGCCCATGATGGAGAGGGACATCACGCTGACGTGCGTCTCCAACGAGGTGGGCGGCAAGCTCGCCGGGACCGCGCGCTGGCAGGGCGTCCCCGTCCGCTCGCTGCTCGACCGTGCCAAGCCGCGCAAGGGTGCGGACCAGGTCGTGACGCGCTCGGTCGACGGCATGACGATCGGCACGCCGACGGCTGCCCTGCTGGACGGGCGCGACGCGATGCTGGCCGTGTCCATGAACGGTGCACCGCTCCGGCCCGAGCACGGCTTTCCCGTGCGCATGGTGGTTCCTGGTCTCTACGGCTACGTGTCAGCCACGAAGTGGCTGGTGGACATGGAGGTCACGACCTTCGACGCCTACGACCCGTACTGGGTCAAGCGCGGCTGGGACGCGCGCGCGGCCATCAAGACGGCGTCGCGCATCGACACACCCAAGCCGCTGTCGACCAGCCGGCCAGGCACTGTGGCCGTCGGTGGTGTCGCGTGGGCTCAGGAGCGCGGCATCTCCAAGGTCGAGGTCCGCGTCGACGGAGGCCAGTGGCAGCAGGCACGTCTGTCTGCGCCGGTGGGCAAGGACACCTGGCGCCAGTGGTCGTGGGACTGGCAGGTCGACGCGGTCGGGAACCACAAGCTCGAGGTCCGGGCCACCGACGGCACGGGCGCCGTCCAGCCCCAGGACCGCACCGCACCGTTCCCCGGCGGCAGCCAGGGCTGGCACTCGATCCTCGTGCAGATCGGTCGATGA
- a CDS encoding fasciclin domain-containing protein translates to MRIRNGNLLLAGTVTTLALGLSACGSSGAEAGDSGAAAAPAASAMSSSGSMASSSAMSSEAPMASDTPMASDGAMAASSALVGSGCADYAKAVPSGAGSVEGMAQDPVAVAASNNPLLKTLVAAVSGKLNPKVNLVDTLDSGEFTVFAPVDAAFAKVPAATVKKLGTDDALLTKVLTYHVVAGQLAPDAVVGSQKTVEGGTVKVTGSGDNLKVNGANVICGGVKTANATVYLIDSVLMPTS, encoded by the coding sequence ATGCGCATCCGCAACGGGAACCTTCTCCTCGCAGGGACCGTCACGACGCTCGCCCTCGGTCTGTCGGCCTGCGGCAGCAGCGGCGCCGAGGCCGGCGACAGCGGCGCCGCCGCGGCCCCCGCCGCCAGCGCCATGAGCTCCTCCGGGTCGATGGCCTCGTCCAGCGCGATGAGCTCCGAGGCGCCGATGGCGAGCGACACCCCGATGGCCAGCGACGGCGCGATGGCCGCGTCGTCAGCACTGGTAGGCAGTGGTTGTGCCGACTACGCGAAGGCCGTGCCCAGCGGCGCCGGCTCCGTCGAAGGCATGGCCCAGGACCCGGTGGCCGTCGCAGCCTCGAACAACCCGCTGCTCAAGACCCTGGTCGCCGCCGTCTCGGGCAAGCTGAACCCGAAGGTCAACCTGGTCGACACCCTCGACAGCGGCGAGTTCACCGTCTTCGCCCCCGTCGACGCGGCGTTCGCCAAGGTGCCCGCCGCTACGGTCAAGAAGCTCGGCACCGACGACGCGCTGCTCACCAAGGTCCTGACCTACCACGTGGTCGCCGGCCAGCTCGCGCCCGACGCCGTCGTCGGCTCGCAGAAGACCGTCGAGGGCGGCACCGTCAAGGTGACCGGCAGTGGCGACAACCTCAAGGTCAACGGCGCCAACGTGATCTGCGGCGGCGTGAAGACGGCCAACGCGACCGTCTACCTCATCGACAGCGTCCTGATGCCGACCAGCTGA